Within the Pseudomonas orientalis genome, the region AAGACAGTGCGCCTGTATAAACGAAGACTCACGCGCGTTACTCGCTGTTTCCAAGCGCCTGAACGAGGACCCTTTTCATGCCAGACATTACCCTGACCACCTTGCAGAGCCTCAAGCTCAAAGGTGAAAAAATCACCATGCTGACCTGCTACGACGCTACCTTCGCCCACGCCAGCTGTCAGGCCGGGGTCGAGGTGTTGCTGGTAGGCGACTCCCTGGGCATGGTACTTCAAGGGAATGACAGCACGCTCCCCGTCACCACCGACGAACTCGCGTACCACACCGCCAGCGTCAAGCGTGGCAATGACGGTGCGTTTATCATCGCCGACCTGCCGTTCATGGGGTACGCCACCCTCGAACAGACCTTCCAGAACGCCGGCAAACTGATGCAGGCGGGTGCGCACATGATCAAGGTCGAAGGCGCCGTATGGCTCGCCGAGTCGATCCGCCTGCTGGCCGAGCGCGGCGTCCCGGTATGCGCGCACATGGGCCTGACGCCGCAGTCGGTCAACCTGCTCGGCGGCTACAAGGTACAGGGCCGCAATGAAGCCCAGGCACGCCAGATGCGTGCCGATGCCATCGCCCTGGAACAAGCCGGCGCCGCGATGATTCTGCTGGAGTGCGTGCCCAGTGAACTGGCCGCCGAAATCACCCAGGCCGTCAAGATACCGGTGATCGGCATCGGTGCCGGCGCCGCCACCGACGGCCAGGTGCTGGTGCTGCACGACATGCTCGGCTTGTCGATCAGCGGCCACGTGCCCAAGTTCGTGAAGAACTTCATGGCCGGCCAGGCGAGCATTCACGCCGCACTGAGCGCTTACGTCAGCGAAGTCAAAGCCGTGACCTTTCCCGGCACCGAACACGGATTTTCTGCATGAACACCGTTAAAACCCTACGTGAACTGCGCGCCGCCGTGACCCACGCGCGCAGTGCCGGCAAGCGCATCGGCTTCGTGCCGACCATGGGCAACCTGCACAGTGGCCACGCCACCCTGGTGAGCAAGGCCGCGCAGCAATCGGACTTCGTCGTGGCGAGCATTTTCGTCAACCCGTTGCAATTCGGCGCCGGCGAAGACCTGGACAAATACCCGCGCACCCTGGCCGCCGACCAGGAAATGCTGCTGCAAGCCGGCTGCAACCTGCTCTTCGCGCCCACGGTCGAGGAGATCTACCCCGACGGCATGGCCGGCCAGACCCGCGTCAGCGTCCCCCAGTTGTCCGAAGGCCTGTGCGGGGCCAGCCGCCCAGGGCATTTCGAAGGCGTCGCCACGGTGGTCAGCAAGCTGTTCAACATGGTCCAGCCGGATATGGCCGTATTTGGCCAGAAGGACTATCAGCAACTGGCGGTGATCCGCGCCATGGTGCATGACCTGAACATGCCGATCCAGATCATCGGCGAGCCGACCGTACGTGCCGCGGATGGCCTGGCGCTGTCATCGCGCAACGGTTATCTCACCCAGGAGCAACGCGCGATTGCCCCCGTGCTGTACCGCAGCCTCAGCCAGATGGCCGCCGCCATCAAAAGCGGTGAGCGGGATTTCGCCACACTGCGCGCCGAGCACATCCGGCAGATCGAAGCCGCCGGCTTGCGCATGGACTACCTGGAAGTGCGTCAAGGCGTGCACTTGCGTCCGGCCACGCCCGAGGACCGGGATATCGTGATCCTGGTAGCGGCCTATCTGGGCACGACACGCCTGATCGACAACCTGCACCTGAACCTCAACTGACCCTGCTCCACACCCCGCCGATTGCCTTCATCGCTATGCCGGTATAAAAAAGTACCGGCATCAGCGCAGACAAAGCCAAGACATATCGACACGCTAGGTTTAATGTAATCGCCCTGCGCTCCTGGTTAGCGCTGTCCGAAACCCCTCGCGTGTTAAAAGACTGGAGGTTTCGGGCTTTGAAGTGTCCTAAAGGCAGTCCCCGTAATAAAAGGAAACCCGCAGCGATGGCGTACTACCGCACCCCTCATGACGTTACCGCGCTGCCCGCCTGGCACGCGCTCGATCAACATCGCCAAGCCATGCAGGATTTCAGCATGCGCGAGGCCTTTAATGCCGACCCCCAGCGTTTCTCCGAATTCACCCTGAGCAGCTGCGGGCTTTTCCTCGATTACTCGAAAAACCTGATCACCCGTGAAACCCGCGACCTGCTGGTGGGCCTGGCCAACGAAGTCGGCCTTAAAGACGCGATCAACGCGCTGTATGCCGGCGAGCCGGTCAACTCCTCCGAAGGCCGTCCGGCGCTGCACACCGCCCTGCGTCGCCCGGTGGGCGACAAGTTGTCGGTCAACGGCGTGAACATCATGCCCGACGTGCACAAGGTGCTGAACCAGATCACTGACCTGGTCGGCCGTATCCACGACGGCCTGTGGCGTGGCTACACCGAGAAGCCGATCACCGACGTGGTGAACATCGGCATCGGTGGTTCGTTCCTCGGCCCGGAGCTGGTCTCCGAAGCGCTGCTGTCCTACGCCCATAAGGGCGTACGCTGCCATTACCTGGCGAACATCGACGGCAGCGAGTTCCACGAACTGACCATGAAGCTGCGCGCCGAGACCACGCTGTTTATCGTCTCGTCGAAATCCTTCAACACCCTCGAAACCCTGAAAAACGCCCAGGCCGCCCGCGCCTGGTACCTGGCCCAGGGTGGCTCGGAAGCCGAGCTGTACCGCCACTTCATCGCCGTGTCGAGCAACAACGCGGCGGCCGTCGCGTTCGGCATTCGCGAAGAAAACATCTTCCCGATGTGGGACTGGGTCGGTGGTCGTTACTCGCTGTGGTCCGCAATCGGCTTGCCCATCGCCCTGGCGATCGGCATGTCCAACTTCAAGGAGCTGCTGTCCGGTGCCTACACCATGGACCAGCATTTCCAGAACGCGCCATTCGAAGACAACATGCCCGTGCTGCTGGGCCTGCTGGGCGTGTGGTACGGCAATTTCTGGGGTTCGCAGAGCCATGCGATCCTGCCGTACGACCATTACCTGCGTAACATCACCAAGCATTTGCAGCAGTTGGACATGGAGTCCAACGGCAAGAGCGTGCGCCAGGACGGCACGCCGGTCGCCACCGATACCGGCCCGGTCATCTGGGGCGGCGTGGGTTGCAACGGCCAGCATGCTTATCACCAGTTGCTGCACCAGGGTACCCAACTGATCCCGGCCGACTTCATCGTGCCGATCGTCAGTTTCAACCCGGTCTCCGACCACCACCAGTGGCTATATGCCAACTGCCTGTCCCAGAGCCAGGCGCTGATGCTCGGCAAGACACGCGCCGAAGCCGAAGCGGAGCTGCGCGATAAGGGCATCCCTGAGGCCGACGTGCAGAAACTGGCGCCCCACAAGGTGATCCCGGGCAACCGTCCGAGCAACACGATCGTGGTCGAACGCATCAGCCCGCGCCGCCTGGGCGCGCTGGTCGCCATGTACGAACACAAGGTGTTCGTCCAGAGCGTCATCTGGGGCATCAACGCCTTCGACCAATGGGGTGTCGAGCTGGGCAAGGAACTGGGCAAAGGCGTCTACAACCGCTTGACCGGCGCCGAAGAAACCTCGGCCGAAGATGCTTCGACCCAGGGCCTGATCAACTACTTCCGCGGTCGTCACCGCGGCTGATCAACGCCTGAACCGCTAGCCTCGAAATAACCCCCGGCCTGTTCAGGCCGGGGCTGTTAAACTGCGCGCCCGCACTGTCCTCATTCCCCCGCAAGCAAGGCGCGCTCCATGACTTCCTTGAACCAGGCGCTGCGCGCCGCCCTCGACCATCGCCAAGACCTGATCAGTGAACTGCATGCCCAGGGCACCGATTGCTACCGGCTGTTCCACGGCAGCCAGGAAGGCGCCGGTGGCCTGACGATCGATCGCTACGGCCCGCAATTGCTGGTGCAAAGCTTCCACCAATCCCTGCAAAACGCCGATCTGCTGGACCTGCACCAACTGATCAATCAATACATGGGCCTGGAGCTGCTGCTGGTGTACAACGACCGCTCCCGTGGCAACTCACGGATCGACCGCGAAGACAGCGTTTACCGCGCCGAGCCTGCCGCGCTGGAAGACCTGGTCGGTCACGAATGGGGCCTCAACTACCGAGTGCGTGGGCGGCATGCCGGGCAGGACCCGCTGCTGTTCCTTGACCTGCGCAACACCCGGGGCTGGGTCAAGGACCACAGCGCCGGTAAAAGCGTGCTCAACCTGTTCGCCTACACCTGTGGCGTAGGCTTGAGCGCGGCAGCCGGTGGCGCACGTGAAGTCTGCAACCTGGACTTTGCCGAGGGCAACCTCGCCGTGGGGCGCGAGAACGGTCTGCTTAACCCGCAGTTGCCGACCATGACGTTCGTACAGTCCGATTACTTCCCGGCGATTCGCCAATTGGCTGGCCTCCCTGTCACTCAGCGTCGTGGCCAGAAACTGCCGAGCTATCCGCGCCTGGAACAGCGCCAGTATGACCTGGTCCTGCTGGATCCCCCCGCCTGGGCCAAAAGCGCCTTCGGCACTGTCGACCTGTTGCGCGACTACCAAAGCCTGCTCAAGCCCGCGCTGTTGGCAACCGCCGATAATGGTGTGCTCATTTGCTGCAACAACCTGGCGAAAGTGAGCATGGATGACTGGCGCGAACAGGTACTGCGTTGCGCGGAAAAAGCCGGTCGTCCCGTACGCGACTGGCAGATCATGGCACCGGGAGCGGACTTTCCGTCGAAAGACCAGCAACCGCCGCTGAAGACCCTGATCCTGCAATTGTAGGAAGTTTCCCAGGCCTGGCGGTTCTTCGGAACCGAAATCACGTGCCATACTCCAAGGCACTCCTGTTCGACATAGATGGCTGTCACCCATGCCCAAAGGATTGATCCGCGCCATAGGCGCCTTGTTGACCGCACTTGCTGTGTATAGCGTGCTGGGCTTTCTGATTCTGCCCGGCATCGCCCTTCGTATTGCCAACCAGCAGTTGGCCCATTACGCAACGGCGCCGGCGCGTATCGAGCGTATCGAACTCAACCCGTTCAGCCTGGAGCTGACGCTATGGGGCCTGAAGATCGGTGAGCCGGGCAAGGAACAGCTGGGTTTCGAGCGCCTCTATGCCAACCTGCAGATCGACAGTCTCTGGACCCGCGCCCTGCACCTGGCCGATGTTCAACTCGAACAGCCCAGGACCGAATTGCTCTTCGACAAGTCCGGCCAGTTGAACCTGGCGCAATTGTTCAAATTGCCCCCAAGCGAGCCAACCCCTGCCGATCCCGACGCCAAGCCTTTCCCGCTGCGTATCGACAGCATCAGGCTGGCGGGCGGCTATGTACACTTTCGGGACCTGCGCCCCAGCGAACCCATCGAATTTCTCTACGACAAACTCGACTTCGAGCTGAAAAATCTCAGCACCTTGCCGGAAGATAACGCCGACATGACCTTGGTGGCCGCTGGCCCCCAGGGCGGGCAGATCGACTGGAAAGGCAACTTCAGCCTGGTGCCGATCACCTCCGAAGGCTCGCTGAAAGTCACTGACGGTCAAATGAAAGCCTGGTGGCCGTATGTGCGCGATGCCGTGCCGCTGGTGCTTGAGGACGGTGTGCTCAATTTCAGCACCAACTATAAATTCAGCCTGGCCAAAGAGACCGAGCTGAACCTGACCAACACCACCGCCAGTATTGCGCCCTTTGCGATCAAAGCGCCGGATGGCCGGCCATTGGCACGCCTGGAGCGTCTGGACGTCAGCGAGACCACGGTGGACCTGGCCAAGCAACAGGTAGTGATCGGCAAGATCCGCAGCAACAAACTCGAAACCTGGGCGGCCCGCGAGGCTGATGGGCAACTGGACTGGCAGAAGCTGTTCGCCAGCCAACCCGGCAAACCGGCCAAGGCGCCGGAACCGGCCTCTGCGCCCGCGACTGCCGACTCACCTGAAGCGCCACCGGCAGCGCCGAACAAACCCTGGCAAGTGCTGCTCAAGGATGTGCAACTGCGCAACTATCAGGTGCACCTGGCTGACCGCCAGGCCAAGCCTGCGGTAGCCGTGGATCTGGGCCCGTTGAACGTCGATGTGCAGAACTTCGACAGCCTCAACCAGCGCCCTTTTACCTTGAAGGTCGACAGCGGCCTGGGCAAGCAAGGCAAGATCCAGGCAGCCGGCGAGGTCAACCTCAATCCGGTCAGCGCCAGGCTGAAAGTGAACACCCAGGACATCGACCTGCGCGTCGCTCAATCCTATATCAGCCCGTTCATCCGTCTGGAACTGCGCAGCGGCATGCTGGGCAGCAACCTGGATGTCAACCTCAAGAGTACCGAGCCGCTGGCCCTGCAAGTCACCGGTCGCGCGCAAGTGGATCAGTTGCACACGCTCGACACCCTCAAGTCCCGTGACTTCCTCAAATGGCAGCGCCTGGTGCTGGAAGGCGTCAATTACCAGCATGGCGACAGCCTGTCGATCGACAAGGTCAACCTGCTGCAACCCTATGCGCGCTTCATGATCAACGAGGACCGCACCACCAATATCGACGACCTGCTGATCCCGCAGCCTGCCGACAGCGGGAACAAATCGGCAGCCAAGCCGGCTGCGAGCAAAGACAAGCCGTTGGGTATCCACGTCGGACAGGTCGCGATCAACGACGGCTCGGCCAATTTCGCCGACTTCAGCCTTACGCCCAACTTCGCTACCGCCATTCAACAACTCAACGGCCAGATCGGCACCATCGACAGTCGCCAGGCCAAACCGGCCAGCGTCGACATCAAGGGCAAGGTGGACCGCTATGCGCCAGTGACCATCAAGGGCAGCGTGAACCCGTTTGACCCTATGGCCGCGCTGGACATCGCGACCAGCTTCAAACGTGTCGAGTTGACCACCCTGACGCCGTACTCGGGCAAATTCGCAGGTTTCCGAATCCGCAAAGGCCGTTTGAACCTGGACCTGCATTACATGATCACCAAAGGCCAGTTGAAGGCTGAAAACAAGGTGGTGGTCGAGCAGCTGCAACTGGGCGAGAAAGTCGACAGCGCCGATGCGGTGGACTTGCCGATTCGCCTGGCGGTGGCCTTGCTCAAGGACAGCGACGGCAAGATTTCCATCGAGCTGCCGGTAAGCGGTGACCTGAACAACCCGCAATTCAGTGTTATGCCGATTGTGTGGCAGACCTTGCGCAACCTCGTGGTGCGCGCCGCGACAGCGCCCTTCAAGTTCATTGGCGGGCTGGTCACCGGCGGCGGTTCGCAAGACCTGGGGAGTGTGTCGTTTGCGGCGGGCTCCAGTGAACTGGATAAAAACGCCGAAGGAGCTCTTAACACGCTGGCCAAGGCACTCAAGGAACGCCCTGCCCTGCGCCTGGAAATCGAAGGCACCGCAGCGGCCGGCAGTGACGGCCCGTTCCTGGCCGCGCAACGACTGGAGCGTGAGTACCAATACAACTACTACAAAATCCTGCAGCGTCGCGGCGATAAAGTCCCGGCCCAGGCGTCATTGCTGGTCGTGCCCGAGAAGGAAAAGGCGCCTTTGCTGGAAGGTATTTACCGCACCCGCCTGAAACAGCAACCCCCGGCCGAATGGAAAAATCTGGGCGACGACGAGCGCGCGGCCAGGCTCAAGGACGGTGTGATCAAATTCTGGAGCGGCAGTGACGTGCTGCTGCGCCAGCTCGGCCAGGACCGGGCCAGCACCATCAAGGATTACCTGGTGGACAAGGCTCAACTGGAAGACGACCGCGTGTACTTCATCGATGCGCAGCTGGGACAGGCGGAAAAAGATGGTCGGGTGGTGACGCCGATGCATCTGGATGCCGAGTAACCAAATATGGGAGGGGGCTTGCTCCCGATTGCAGTAGGTCAGTCAGAGAGATGTTGACTGATACACCGCTATCGGGGGCAAGCCCCCTCCCACATTTTTGCTCCTCGCCCGTGTTGTTCAGCAGGGGCAGGCGGAGAAAGATGCTCGGGCGCTGGCGCCAATGCATCTGGATGCCGAGTAACCCAATGTGGGAGGGGGCTTGCCCCCGATTGCGGTAGGTCAGTCAGTGATAGATTGACTGATACACCGCCATCTGGAGCAAGCACCCTCCCACAATAAAACAGGCCCCGACACAAGTGCCGGGGCCTGTAATGACCACATCCCTGTGGTCGGTCGCATGAACTCCAGAGGTGCTGTGGGTGGATATCTGACTCACCCTAAGCCGCCGCCATTCAGTTCAAACGAAACTTGCAGCGTTACTCTGCTTTCAGGCCATCGGCCGATACAGCTTTAACGCCTTTGATTTTCTTGGCGATCGCTACAGCAGTTTCTTTCTGCGCAGCAGTCACAGCCGCTGTGGACGACAGGGACACAACACCTTTGTTGGTTTCAACTTTGATGTCGGTGCCAGGGATACCTTTCTCGGTAACCAGGTCAGCTTTTACTTTGGTGGTGATCCAGGTATCGCTAGTCGCTTCGCCAGCGTTATGGGCAGCGCCTTTGGTTTTGTCGATACCGTCAGCCTTGGTAGCGCCGCCAGCCAGCAGGCCGTCAGCAGAAACTGCGGTTACACCTTTGATTTTCTTGGTAATCGCTACGGCAGTCGCTTTCTGCGAGTCCGAAACAGCTACTTCGGAGGACAGGGAAACCACACCTTTGTTGGTTTCAACCTTGATGTCCGAACCTGGAATGCCTTTTTCAGTCAGCAGGTCAGCTTTGACTTTGGTGGTGATCCAAGTATCCGAAACGCTTTCCTTAGCCTGGGTGGCTTCGCCGGCCGCCAGAGTCATAGGGGCTTGGGAAGTCTGAGCAAAGGCTACGTTAGCACCCATGGCCAGAGTCAGAGCGGTAGCAGTAGCGAGAGCGAACTTCTTCATACGAGTAACTCCTGTTTTATTAAAAGACTGCAGTACATAAATCTTGGTACTGAAGCGCTAACAGGGATATTGCAGGCAGTGTGCCAAGTCGCAAAAAATATAAAAACCCTTATAAAACAATAGGTTATAAAAAGCGCTCATTTTCGAAATCGTGCAACTTGCATGAAGCTCATCGTGCCTGCATGCAAGTTGCGGCTTTTGCACAGGGTTAAACAGCTGATTCTGCTCCCTTTTCTCACGCTCATAAAAAAAGGACTCCGAAGAGTCCTTTTTTCAGCGTGACGCTTGCGGGTAATTAAACGCCCGACGCCTTGGCTGCTGCTACGTCCTTGATGGACAGTTTGATACGGCCGCGGTTGTCCACGTCCAATACCAGCACTTCCACTTCCTGGCCTTCTTTCAAAATGTCGGTCACTTTCTCAACGCGAGCGTCGCTCAGCATGGAGATGTGCACCAGACCGTCCTTGCCCGGCAGGATGTTGACGAATGCGCCGAAGTCGACGATACGCTCAACCTTACCGACGTAGATCTTGCCGATCTCGGCTTCAGCGGTGATACCCAGAACGCGCTGACGTGCAGCTTCAGCCGCTTCCTTGGTTTCGCCGAAGATCTTGATCGAACCGTCGTCTTCGATATCGATCGAAGCCTTGGTTTCTTCACAGATCGCACGGATGGTCGCGCCGCCTTTACCGATGACATCACGGATTTTGTCGGTGTCGATTTTCATCGCGATCATGGTCGGAGCGTTTTCCGACAGCTCGGTACGCGACTGACCAATGATCTGGTTCATCTGGCCGAGGATGTTCAGGCGCGCTTCCAGGGCTTGGCCCAGGGCGATTTCCATGATCTCTTCGGTGATGCCCTTGATCTTGATGTCCATCTGCAGCGCGGTTACGCCTTTGGCGGTACCGGCTACCTTGAAGTCCATGTCGCCCAGGTGGTCTTCGTCACCCAGGATGTCGGTCAGGATGGCGAACTTCTCGCCTTCTTTAACCAGGCCCATGGCGATACCGGCAACCGGCGCCTTCATCGGCACACCCGCGTCCATCAGTGCCAGGGAAGCGCCGCAAACGGAAGCCATGGAACTGGAACCGTTGGATTCGGTGATTTCCGACACAACACGGATGGTGTACGGGAACACGTCGGCAGCCGGCAGCATCGCGGCGATCGAACGACGGGCCAGACGGCCGTGACCGATTTCACGACGACCAGCACCGCCCATGCGACCACACTCGCCCACCGAGAACGGAGGGAAGTTGTAGTGCAGCATGAACGGGTCTTTTTTCTCGCCTTCCAGGGTGTCCAGCAGTTGCGCGTCACGGGCGGTGCCCAGGGTCGCGACTACCAGGGCCTGGGTTTCACCACGGGTGAACAGCGCCGAACCGTGAGTTTTCGGCAGAACACCGACTTCGATGTTCAGCGGACGCACGGTACGCGTGTCGCGGCCGTCGATCCGTGGCTTGCCGTTAACGATGTTTTCGCGAACGGTGCGGTATTCGATTTCACCGAAAGCCGCTTTGACTTCGCTGGAAGAAGGCTGGCCTTCTTCACCGGACAGCTTGGCGACAACCTGATCCTTCAGCTCGCCCAGGCGAGCGTAACGGTCGGCCTTGACGGTGATGGCGTAAGCCTGGGAGATCGCGTCGCCGAACTCGGCACGGATAGCGCCCAGCAGCGCAGTGGCTTCTGGTTGTGGAGCCCAGGTCCAGGTTGGCTTGGCAGCTTCGGCAGCCAGTTCCTTGACGGCGTTGATCACCACCTGGAACTCGTCGTGGGCAAACAGCACGGCGCCCAGCATCTGGTCTTCGGTCAGCTCTTTGGCTTCCGATTCAACCATCAATACGGCTTCCGAGGTACCGGCAACGACCATGTCCAGGCTCGATGCTTTTTGTTGCTCGTAAGTCGGGTTCAGCAGGTAGCCGGTGCTTTCGTGGAACGCAACACGGGCGGCGCCGATCGGGCCATCAAACGGTATACCCGAGATAGCCAGGGCAGCCGAAGTACCGATCATCGCAGCGATGTCCGGATCGGTTTTCTTGCTGGTGGAAACGACGGTGCAGACAACCTGCACTTCGTTCATGAAGCCTTCCGGGAACAGCGGACGGATCGGACGGTCGATCAGTCGGGAAGTCAGGGTTTCTTTCTCGGAAGGACGGCCTTCGCGCTTGAAGAAACCGCCAGGGATCTTACCGGCAGCGTAAGTTTTTTCCTGGTAGTGAACGGACAGAGGGAAAAAGCCTTTGCTCGGGTCAGCGGTCTTGGCGCCAACCACGGTCACCAGTACGGTAACGTCGTCGTCAACGGTAACCAGCACTGCGCCGGAGGCTTGACGGGCGATACGGCCTGTCTCGAGGGTAACGGTCGACTGACCGAACTGGAATTTTTTGATAACCGGGTTCACGGTGTCCTACCTTCTTTGTGGCTCTTGGGGAACTTGTCTTCTTGCGAAATTCTTGGGCAACGTCGGGAATCGGCCCAACCCTTGTCCAGGGTAAAACGTGTATCCAGATAAAACTTGAGGCTGGGAGCCTGCCATGGGCCAGCGGGAATCCCACTGACACACGGCAGACAACCAACCTCTAGCGCAATCGCTGATTAGCGACGCAGACCCAGGCGACCGATCAGAGCCTGATAACGACCCAGATCCTTGCCTTTCAGGTAGTCCAGCAGCTTGCGGCGCTGGTTTACCATGCGGATCAGACCACGACGGGAGTGGTGATCTTTACCGTTGGCCTTGAAGTGACCTTGCAGTTTGTTGATGTTGTGGGTCAGCAGTGCAACTTGCACTTCTGGCGAACCAGTGTCACCAACAGCTTGCTGATAGTCAGCTACGATTTGTGCTTTTTCTTGAACGTCGAGAGCCATGAGGCAATCCTTTTTTCAGGAAACCACCCAAAGGGCGGTTTCAACAGGCCAGGGACAAATCCCTGTATCTAAAAATGAGTGTTGACCATGCCTGTTAACAGCCACACTCGTTCGGTCATTCTGACCGAATCAGTCGACGCGGCGCGATGCGCCCGTCTTCGCTCACTTCACCGATACCGATAAAGCGACCGTTATGATCCTGTACTCGCACCATGCCGAATTTCGGGGCATCCGGGGCGCGTACCGGCTGGCCGTTGAGCCAGTAGAACGCGCTGTGCTCCGAAAAGTGCAGCAATGGCCAATCCAGCAAACCGCTGTCCGATGGCATCAGGAAGCGATCAACCGCCTCATTGCCGCCTTCGGCATGTACCGCTTCGAGCTCTTCCAGCGTGACCGTCTGGGCCAGGGTGAAAGGGCCGGCCTGTGTACGTCGCAGTTCGGCAACGTATGCGCCACAGCCCAGTTGCTCACCAATATCTTCCACCAGGGTACGGATATAGGTGCCTTTGCTGCAGTCCACCGCCAATCGGGCCGTGTCACCTTCACAGGCGAGCAATTCCAGCCGGGCAATAGTAACAGAACGCGGTTCGCGCTCCACCACTTCACCGGCACGCGCCAGCTTGTAAAGAGGCTGGCCATCACGCTTGAGCGCCGAGTACATCGGCGGTATCTGGCTGATTTGCCCACGGAAAGCGGGTAAGGCGGCTTCAATATCGGCACGACCAACGGTCACATCGCGAACCTGCAGGACATCACCTTCAGCATCGGCCGTGGTGGTGGTCTTGCCCAGTTGCATCAAGGTTTCATAACCCTTGTCGGAATCGAGCAGGTATTGCGAGAACTTGGTCGCCTCGCCAAAGCACAGCGGCAGTACGCCGGTGGCCAGGGGATCGAGGCTGCCGGTGTGCCCGGCCTTCTCGGCATTGAGCAGCCAGCGGACCTTCTGCAACGCGGCATTGGAGGTAAAGCCAATGGGTTTGTCGAGCAGAATGATGCCACTGACGTTACGGCGGATACGTTTGACCTGAGCCACCGCTTACTCCTTGGCGTCTTCAGGTGTGGACGGATGCTGGCTGTCTTCAGCCACGGCGCGCTCGATCAATGCCGACAGGTGCGCGCCACGCACGACGCTTTCGTCGTAGTGGAAGTGCAACTGGGGAACGCTGCGCAACTTCATTTCACGGGCCAACTGCATGCGCAGGAAGCCTGCGGCGGCGTTGAGCACCTTGATGCTTTGCGCGATTTCTTCGCTGTTGTCCTGGCCCATCACGGTGATGAAGATCTTGGCGTGACCCACGTCACGGCTCACTTCAACGGCAGTGATGGTGACCAGGCCAACGCGCGGGTCTTTGACTTCGCGGCGGATCAGTTGAGCCAGCTCGCGCTGCATCTGATCGCCGATACGCTGGGTACGGCTGTATTCTTTTGCCATGTCTTGTTACCTGTTACTGCCACACGGTGAAACCCGTGGGGTCTGAAAGCGGCAAACGCCCGGCCTGACAAAAGCCAGACCGGGCGTTGCGTTTAGAGTCCGTACGCTGCGCGGGGCATCTGCATGCCCACACGCGGCGTGGCTCCGGAAGTGCGCGAGTTAGAGGCTGCGAGCAACCTGAACCTTCTCGTAGACTTCGATCTTGTCGCCAGGCTTGACGTCGTTGTAGCTCTTGACGCCGATACCGCATTCCATGCCGGCACGTACTTCGGAAGCGTCATCCTTGAAGCGGCGCAGGGATTCCAGCTCGCCTTCGAAGATAACGATGTCTTCACGCAGTACACGGATTGGACGGTTACGGTACACAGTACCTTCGATAACCATGCAACCGGCGATCGCGCCGAATTTCGGCGAGCGGAACACGTCACGCACCTCGGCGATACCCAGGATGTTCTCCCGGACGTCGCTGCCAAGCATGCCGGTAAGGGCCTTCTTGACGTCTTCGATGATGTCGTAGATGACGTTGTAGTAACGCATGTCCAGGCCTTCCTGCTCGACGATCTTGCGAGCGCCGGCATCGGCACGCACGTTGAAGCCGAACAGTACAGCGTTGGAAGCCAGTGCCAGGTTGGCGTCGGATTCGGTGATACCACCGACACCGCCACCG harbors:
- the panB gene encoding 3-methyl-2-oxobutanoate hydroxymethyltransferase, whose product is MPDITLTTLQSLKLKGEKITMLTCYDATFAHASCQAGVEVLLVGDSLGMVLQGNDSTLPVTTDELAYHTASVKRGNDGAFIIADLPFMGYATLEQTFQNAGKLMQAGAHMIKVEGAVWLAESIRLLAERGVPVCAHMGLTPQSVNLLGGYKVQGRNEAQARQMRADAIALEQAGAAMILLECVPSELAAEITQAVKIPVIGIGAGAATDGQVLVLHDMLGLSISGHVPKFVKNFMAGQASIHAALSAYVSEVKAVTFPGTEHGFSA
- the panC gene encoding pantoate--beta-alanine ligase, with protein sequence MNTVKTLRELRAAVTHARSAGKRIGFVPTMGNLHSGHATLVSKAAQQSDFVVASIFVNPLQFGAGEDLDKYPRTLAADQEMLLQAGCNLLFAPTVEEIYPDGMAGQTRVSVPQLSEGLCGASRPGHFEGVATVVSKLFNMVQPDMAVFGQKDYQQLAVIRAMVHDLNMPIQIIGEPTVRAADGLALSSRNGYLTQEQRAIAPVLYRSLSQMAAAIKSGERDFATLRAEHIRQIEAAGLRMDYLEVRQGVHLRPATPEDRDIVILVAAYLGTTRLIDNLHLNLN
- the pgi gene encoding glucose-6-phosphate isomerase; amino-acid sequence: MAYYRTPHDVTALPAWHALDQHRQAMQDFSMREAFNADPQRFSEFTLSSCGLFLDYSKNLITRETRDLLVGLANEVGLKDAINALYAGEPVNSSEGRPALHTALRRPVGDKLSVNGVNIMPDVHKVLNQITDLVGRIHDGLWRGYTEKPITDVVNIGIGGSFLGPELVSEALLSYAHKGVRCHYLANIDGSEFHELTMKLRAETTLFIVSSKSFNTLETLKNAQAARAWYLAQGGSEAELYRHFIAVSSNNAAAVAFGIREENIFPMWDWVGGRYSLWSAIGLPIALAIGMSNFKELLSGAYTMDQHFQNAPFEDNMPVLLGLLGVWYGNFWGSQSHAILPYDHYLRNITKHLQQLDMESNGKSVRQDGTPVATDTGPVIWGGVGCNGQHAYHQLLHQGTQLIPADFIVPIVSFNPVSDHHQWLYANCLSQSQALMLGKTRAEAEAELRDKGIPEADVQKLAPHKVIPGNRPSNTIVVERISPRRLGALVAMYEHKVFVQSVIWGINAFDQWGVELGKELGKGVYNRLTGAEETSAEDASTQGLINYFRGRHRG
- a CDS encoding class I SAM-dependent rRNA methyltransferase; translated protein: MTSLNQALRAALDHRQDLISELHAQGTDCYRLFHGSQEGAGGLTIDRYGPQLLVQSFHQSLQNADLLDLHQLINQYMGLELLLVYNDRSRGNSRIDREDSVYRAEPAALEDLVGHEWGLNYRVRGRHAGQDPLLFLDLRNTRGWVKDHSAGKSVLNLFAYTCGVGLSAAAGGAREVCNLDFAEGNLAVGRENGLLNPQLPTMTFVQSDYFPAIRQLAGLPVTQRRGQKLPSYPRLEQRQYDLVLLDPPAWAKSAFGTVDLLRDYQSLLKPALLATADNGVLICCNNLAKVSMDDWREQVLRCAEKAGRPVRDWQIMAPGADFPSKDQQPPLKTLILQL